The following proteins are encoded in a genomic region of Burkholderia pyrrocinia:
- a CDS encoding LuxR C-terminal-related transcriptional regulator yields the protein MNLTLQDVAWHRSVGRLIESLDQPGFWLSLIRLIEDYVAVDSWVALMFGDGRPQVFAECAYEGGGPDPLFRDYVQGLYLLDPFYIANRDAPKSGLFRLSDVAPECFRDTEYYTLYFTHNVVEDEMQFNVVLDDSRTLCLSLGSKRRFSPEQVALLDLVRPWVVALMRQRLAFEQTPAEPSPPRRAGANAQDNFEHAMARLGTPLTARELDVIRLILSGRSNKEVANKLAISAETVKVHRRNIYAKLAINSQSELFSLFLKAQTAA from the coding sequence ATGAACCTGACCTTGCAGGACGTCGCATGGCACCGATCGGTCGGGCGGCTCATCGAGTCGCTCGACCAGCCGGGCTTCTGGCTGTCGCTGATCCGGCTGATCGAGGACTACGTCGCGGTCGACAGCTGGGTCGCGCTGATGTTCGGCGACGGCCGCCCGCAGGTATTCGCCGAATGCGCGTACGAAGGCGGCGGCCCCGACCCGCTGTTTCGCGACTACGTGCAGGGCCTGTACCTGCTGGATCCGTTCTACATCGCGAACCGCGACGCACCGAAAAGCGGCCTGTTCCGGCTGTCCGACGTGGCGCCCGAGTGCTTTCGCGACACCGAGTACTACACGCTCTATTTCACGCACAACGTCGTCGAGGACGAGATGCAGTTCAACGTCGTGCTCGACGACTCGCGCACGCTGTGCCTGTCGCTCGGCAGCAAGCGGCGCTTCAGCCCCGAACAGGTTGCGTTGCTCGACCTGGTCCGGCCATGGGTGGTCGCGCTGATGCGGCAGCGCCTCGCGTTCGAGCAAACGCCCGCCGAACCCTCACCGCCGCGCCGGGCCGGTGCCAATGCGCAGGACAACTTCGAACATGCGATGGCGCGGCTCGGTACGCCGCTCACCGCGCGCGAACTCGACGTGATCCGGCTGATCCTGAGCGGCCGCTCGAACAAGGAAGTCGCGAACAAGCTGGCGATTTCGGCGGAAACGGTCAAGGTGCACCGGCGCAACATCTACGCGAAGCTCGCCATCAACTCGCAGTCGGAGCTGTTTTCGCTGTTCCTGAAAGCGCAGACCGCTGCCTGA
- a CDS encoding phosphatidate cytidylyltransferase, with amino-acid sequence MRTLFWELVAGVTGVLVVATVIGAILGARSGGTSSTIVNLNQRIRAWWAMIAIMVIAIGLGNNVTYLVFAVLSYLTLREFITLTPTTASDHTTLFIAFFVAIPVQYVLLSINWYGMYSIFVPVHLFFAMSLVSALTQDTREFLSRNAKINWALMVCVYGLSHAPAVLILDIPRYTGQNALLLFFFLFVVQVSDVLQYIVGKLFGRRKIAPRLSPSKTIEGFVGGGLLATLCGASLYRVTPFSFGAAFGISLAIVIAGFVGGLVLSAVKRSLGTKDWGSMIAGHGGMLDRVDSICFAAPVFFHLVRYLYV; translated from the coding sequence TCGGCGCGCGCAGCGGCGGCACCAGTTCGACCATCGTCAACCTGAACCAGCGCATCCGCGCATGGTGGGCCATGATCGCGATCATGGTCATCGCGATCGGCCTCGGCAACAACGTCACGTATCTCGTGTTCGCGGTGCTGTCCTACCTGACGCTGCGCGAATTCATCACGCTCACGCCGACCACCGCGAGCGACCACACGACGCTGTTCATCGCGTTCTTCGTCGCGATCCCCGTGCAGTACGTGCTGCTCTCGATCAACTGGTACGGGATGTATTCGATCTTCGTGCCCGTGCACCTGTTCTTCGCGATGTCGCTGGTGTCGGCGCTCACGCAGGACACGCGCGAATTCCTGAGCCGCAACGCGAAGATCAACTGGGCGCTGATGGTGTGCGTGTACGGGTTGAGCCATGCGCCGGCCGTGCTGATCCTCGACATCCCGCGCTACACCGGGCAGAACGCGCTGCTGCTGTTCTTCTTCCTGTTCGTCGTGCAGGTCAGCGACGTGCTGCAGTACATCGTCGGCAAGCTGTTCGGGCGGCGCAAGATCGCACCGCGCCTGTCGCCGTCGAAGACGATCGAAGGCTTCGTCGGCGGCGGCCTGCTCGCGACGCTGTGCGGCGCGTCGCTGTATCGCGTGACGCCGTTCAGCTTCGGCGCGGCGTTCGGGATCTCGCTCGCGATCGTGATCGCGGGCTTCGTCGGCGGGCTCGTGCTGTCGGCCGTCAAGCGCTCGCTCGGCACGAAGGACTGGGGCTCGATGATCGCGGGTCACGGCGGGATGCTCGATCGCGTCGATTCGATCTGCTTCGCCGCGCCGGTGTTCTTCCACCTCGTGCGCTACCTGTACGTGTGA